The genomic window GAATGTTGAGCAGTTGCTGGTGAGGCGGATCCTGCCAATGCCACTTGGTGAGACTTGAAACGGGCAAACCCGGATCTTTGGGAACTCTTCCTCGCAACATGTTGAGGAGATCAAACCACGTCCAGTTCACGGTGCAACCTAGAGGGATCACCGAACCGCAACCTCAGGCAAATCTGAGTGAGGATGAGAAAGGTATTTCGAGTCGGGACGAAGGGACTGAAGTCAGCCACGTAGACATCAAATCATCACACGTTCAGCTCAGAGCATCTCGATCGGGGGCAAATTCGGGTCATATTCCATTATATGTAAAATACAGCTGAACTTGCTGAATAGTTGGGTAGTGGTAGATTGGGATCTAAGTAGTCCCAGCTTTCCAAAAATCCGGGCTGCAGAGGGAGAGCTATCGTGCTGTCCAATAATGTAGCTCTCTGACCAGTTGAAAGTCGATCGTTGATAAATATTTCTGCAATGCGGTACAGAACCTTGCAAAGATCAAACTGTCGCTTCAGAGTGTCGCGGGTCAAGCTAAGCTGTTCGATAGTGTCAAGAACGTCCTTCAGCAACCCAAGGTCGCTGGTATCTGCATTTTTGATGCAATGCAAAAAGGCGACGACAAAAGGCGTGAACGATGAGTGGAGAAGAATCCTGAAAGTCTCTTTAGTCTTTATTCACCATGTGGGATTGGGTTAATACTACCAGATACCATAGAGGGACGTGGCGGACATTCCTGCAGATATCGTGTGCGGCCAGCGAGCCAGGTGGGCTCGTAAGCCCTCTCGAGCAGCGTCGAAGCAATCTGGTATGATATCCTGGACTGAATTGGATAATTTCGCACCCCGGTAAAGGATAGTAAGGACTGAATAGTAGGCAACCTCGCTCGGTTCCAAGATAGAAGAGAGGATGTCTTTGCGATGTGCATTGGAGGCATCGATCTGTTTCCAGCCATCATGCCAACGACTCAAGCTTATCTTTAGGTCATCAATCAACATCTGTCGCTTTGTTGTGTCAAGTGTATTCGAGGAAGGGGAATAAAGCAGTTGGTAAATCTGAGCTTGTAGGCATGAAAATTCGATGAAAGCAGCGAAGGCTTGGTCCCATGGCAAATCCCCGGGGTCCTGGGAAAAGCCGCACTGCTTCACGTCAACGTCATAATCCTGAATTATTGGAGCTCTTCCCAGGCGTAAAGATAGGGTCTTGTCGAAAATGAAGATGCTCCAGAATAGACGCCTCGCCCTCTGAGCCTCTATTGGAGGTAGGTGCGCTATCCTCTCTTCGCGATGGTAACCTAGAGCGAGGCAGTGTCTCGCAGCAATGGCTGTTAAACTAGCATGAAGAGCTAGATTCCCTTCCATTTGGGCATTGATGAACTGTAGATCTAGATGAGCTAAGGGTCGTCGCGAAATATGGGGAGGGCATACCGCGATCGAGAGTATCAAAGTGTGTTGATATGTTGGCCCTGTTACCACCTCATATGTTTCATATCCAGACTGAAAATTCTCGTGACAGATACTATGGAACTTTTTGACTTCTTCGTCATCTAGGCCGTCATGCGTTTGGTTCATCAAATCGCCAAGAATGACAAAGAACATCCCATTGAAAAGCGTTAGTTCACTCGCTGAAAGCGGCTCCAAAGGAAAGTAAATGCGCCGGCATAGCTCCTCGACCTGCCACAGATCTTGAACTGCGTAGAACAAGAAAAGCAAAGATCGAGTCTCTGGATTCCAGTTAGTATGGATGATGAGAGTCGGTGGTGGGCAGATCAGGCTCACCTTTGAGAGTACCAAGCACCTGAAGGATAAAACTAGACGGAGGCAACTCCATCCGTGTATGTTTATGATTCGAAGGCTCAC from Fusarium falciforme chromosome 2, complete sequence includes these protein-coding regions:
- a CDS encoding Fungal-trans domain-containing protein, with product MATMDGERLPKSVIPRACHNCRLRKTRCNRRFPCSNCVTSHLVCQPVGTSSATSSATRQLSPNEKSPSEEQFQNLHERLCAVEEALRIQSSQPTSGSNSRHYVEPHAIRVSSHPAPQSSIGYRTPSFEGVSSFGQQTLLACQVSELTSNDAERSPSIMEEVTTLRAILQNSDSTPKPPRMPREPSNHKHTRMELPPSSFILQVLGTLKETRSLLFLFYAVQDLWQVEELCRRIYFPLEPLSASELTLFNGMFFVILGDLMNQTHDGLDDEEVKKFHSICHENFQSGYETYEVVTGPTYQHTLILSIAFINAQMEGNLALHASLTAIAARHCLALGYHREERIAHLPPIEAQRARRLFWSIFIFDKTLSLRLGRAPIIQDYDVDVKQCGFSQDPGDLPWDQAFAAFIEFSCLQAQIYQLLYSPSSNTLDTTKRQMLIDDLKISLSRWHDGWKQIDASNAHRKDILSSILEPSEVAYYSVLTILYRGAKLSNSVQDIIPDCFDAAREGLRAHLARWPHTISAGMSATSLYGIWILLHSSFTPFVVAFLHCIKNADTSDLGLLKDVLDTIEQLSLTRDTLKRQFDLCKVLYRIAEIFINDRLSTGQRATLLDSTIALPLQPGFLESWDYLDPNLPLPNYSASSAVFYI